TCGGCGCTCCGCCAAGATTCAGCGACCGGCTCACCAGCGTCGCGACTCCCAAAATCCCGACGGCCAGCGCCAGCCCCAGCCGAAGCGTCAGTTTCTGCGTTTGCAGTAGAATAATTTCCGAAAGCGCCATGAACGCCGGAATCGTGGCCAGCATCACCGCCGCGATTCCCGAAGGCACGCGCTGCTCAGCCCAGAAGAGCAATCCGTAATCAACCACAAAAATCGGGATCGCCAGCAGAGATGCCGAAATCCATTCGCGTGCCGATGGCGTTCGCTCGCCGCTCGCCATCATCCAGCCATAGAGCGCCAGCCCCGCCACCAAAAAGCGCATCGCCGCGAAAAGCAACGGCGGAACTTCATGCACGCCGATGCTAATTGCCAGAAACGTGGATCCCCACACGAAATAAATGATCGAGAAAGCCAGCAAAGTTTTCCAGTTCGCGCGATCGCTTCGAGTTTCCATGTTGAGTTGTTCTCATCACTCTAACAATTCCGCCGCCGCGTCGCTTGCATGGCACGCAGCGCTCATAGGCGAGGAAAGAATCCATTTTGGCCGCATTCAGCGCAGAGAAAAGTTCGTTCGGCGCATCCTGCGCGCTGGCAAAAGTTTTCGTGAAGGTCTATCGCGTGGAAGCTGCTGTAATGATTCCCTTGTACAAACCTTCGAGCTGCGTTTCGGAGCGCAAATCGAGTTCGGAAGTGTCGAAGCTCAAGACTCGCAAATTTCCCGTGGAGTTATGATGGCGCGCATACGCGCGGCGTAGCGCATCCAGATATTTCCCATCGATCGTTGCCTCGTATGGCCGGTTTCTTCGGCGAATGCGGTCCAGCAGCACATCATTCCGCGCGTCGACGTACACAGTCACGTCCGGCCGCGGCACGCTCACGTCCAGCCCGAGCGTTAGCCGCTCATACAATTCCACTTCGCGATCGTGCAGCAGCGCTCGCGCGAAGATCGGGTCCTTCGCCTGCGTGTAATCTGAAATCACGGGCCTCGTTCGCGCCGGCGGAATCGTCTTCAGTTGCTCATACCGCGAAATCAAGAATGTCAGTTGCGTTCCCAGCGCCCAGCGCTCGCGGTCCGCATAGAAGTCCGGCAGGAATGCATTTCCGTCCACATCTTCCAAAATCAGTGTCGCGCCAAGTTTCAACGCCAGCAGTTGCGCCAGCGTTGTCTTGCCCGCGCCGATAGGCCCTTCGAATCC
The sequence above is a segment of the Candidatus Acidiferrales bacterium genome. Coding sequences within it:
- a CDS encoding deoxynucleoside kinase; the protein is MPANNQPYIGFEGPIGAGKTTLAQLLALKLGATLILEDVDGNAFLPDFYADRERWALGTQLTFLISRYEQLKTIPPARTRPVISDYTQAKDPIFARALLHDREVELYERLTLGLDVSVPRPDVTVYVDARNDVLLDRIRRRNRPYEATIDGKYLDALRRAYARHHNSTGNLRVLSFDTSELDLRSETQLEGLYKGIITAASTR